A stretch of the Candidatus Berkelbacteria bacterium genome encodes the following:
- a CDS encoding isoleucine--tRNA ligase, giving the protein MPTSKLQSEKNAIVLAEEKVLDFWRAKKIFQKSLEARKNAERYVFYDGPPFATGTPHYGHILASAIKDAVPRYQTMRGKYVERRWGWDTHGLPIENIVERKLAISGRKEIEKIGIGKFNTAARAQVLEYAREWKKTIERMARWVDFDGSYKTMDNSYIESVWWAFSQLYDKGLIYESTRVLPYCPRCETPVAQSEIAMDNSYKKISDLSVYVALELSDRPGTYLVVWTTTPWTLPGNTAVAIGSDIDYVLVEQGHKQYFVAVFAKEKLFPNSSVIEQKRGRDLVGLSYKPPFDYYLEREFPNKKNAWKIYAASFISNQTGSGLVHIAPAFGEEDMELARTKNLPSIWHVTGQGKFALEVKDFAGFDVKPKNNHQRTDVEIIKYLFAKEILFKKEIVIHPYPHCYRCETPLYYYAIPAWFVKIQAAKPRLEELNEKIHWVPTHLKHGRFLKSMREAPDWNISRNRYWASPLPIWKCPNSHLTIVRSIAHLRELSGLELSDLHRPHIDAVTFACPTCQTETKRVPEVFDCWFESASMPFAAVHYPFENKDWFKANFPADFVVEYIAQTRTWFYYMHVLSTLLFDEAPFRHVVTTGNVLAQDGQKMSKSKQNFPNPWQIFDTYGADALRYYLLASPLMKAEDLNFSETGVLEIYKRNFLRLKNVLSFYSLYPAEIEGQAPNAQSANILDIWILERLQESVSLITNAMEHYELDSAFRPVETLVDDLSVWYLRRSRERLKDDSPGARLTLREALLKMSLLLAPFVPFIAEEIFLQLRSPKDSESVHLADWPVSRSVDQKILDQMATIRQAVSLGLEKRSALNLRVRQPLSSAKIMGLPFKLNEHYAELMRAELNVQNLEWHTGEKLTVELNPLLTDELRVEGLTRDLIHAIQILRKNAQLKPNEQVLIAIHGVGDQFLDMKQKQTQIEQATHVRIEWRASSSQYSTTVDKLTIMLER; this is encoded by the coding sequence ATGCCGACGAGTAAATTGCAATCAGAAAAAAACGCAATTGTTCTTGCTGAAGAAAAAGTTTTAGATTTTTGGCGCGCCAAAAAGATTTTTCAAAAATCTCTCGAAGCACGAAAGAATGCCGAGCGGTATGTTTTTTATGATGGCCCGCCTTTTGCGACCGGCACTCCGCACTATGGCCACATCCTTGCCAGCGCCATTAAAGATGCTGTGCCACGTTACCAAACGATGCGGGGCAAGTACGTCGAGCGCCGTTGGGGGTGGGATACGCATGGTTTACCGATCGAGAACATAGTTGAGCGAAAACTTGCAATTTCGGGTCGAAAAGAAATCGAAAAAATTGGCATTGGAAAGTTTAACACAGCCGCCCGCGCGCAAGTGCTTGAGTATGCGCGGGAATGGAAAAAAACAATCGAACGCATGGCGCGTTGGGTTGATTTCGATGGTTCCTATAAAACAATGGATAACAGTTACATCGAGTCAGTCTGGTGGGCGTTTAGTCAGCTTTATGACAAGGGTCTTATTTATGAGAGCACGCGTGTTCTACCTTATTGTCCACGTTGTGAAACTCCAGTGGCTCAATCTGAAATTGCAATGGATAACAGCTACAAGAAAATTAGCGATCTTTCAGTCTATGTCGCGCTTGAACTTAGCGACCGTCCGGGCACGTATCTAGTGGTCTGGACAACGACGCCTTGGACCTTGCCGGGCAATACTGCGGTTGCAATTGGTAGCGACATCGACTATGTGCTTGTCGAGCAAGGCCATAAACAGTATTTTGTCGCGGTTTTTGCGAAAGAAAAACTTTTTCCAAATTCAAGCGTGATCGAGCAAAAACGCGGGCGTGACCTTGTGGGTCTCTCATATAAACCGCCCTTTGACTATTATTTGGAGCGAGAATTTCCCAACAAAAAAAATGCTTGGAAAATCTACGCCGCTTCATTTATAAGCAATCAAACGGGGAGTGGACTCGTGCATATTGCTCCGGCTTTTGGCGAAGAAGATATGGAGCTTGCGCGCACCAAAAACTTACCGTCTATTTGGCACGTGACAGGGCAGGGTAAATTCGCGCTCGAAGTCAAAGATTTTGCCGGTTTCGATGTTAAACCTAAAAACAATCATCAGCGCACTGATGTGGAAATTATCAAATATCTATTCGCAAAAGAAATCCTGTTTAAAAAAGAAATCGTTATTCACCCTTATCCGCATTGTTATCGTTGTGAAACGCCGCTTTATTACTATGCAATTCCAGCCTGGTTTGTGAAGATTCAGGCAGCTAAGCCGCGACTTGAAGAGCTCAATGAAAAAATTCACTGGGTGCCAACTCATCTCAAGCATGGCCGTTTCCTAAAAAGTATGCGTGAGGCGCCTGATTGGAATATCTCGCGCAATCGTTACTGGGCTTCTCCACTTCCAATTTGGAAGTGTCCAAATAGTCATCTCACGATCGTTAGATCTATAGCGCATCTGCGAGAATTAAGCGGCTTAGAATTGTCTGATTTGCATCGTCCGCATATCGATGCTGTCACTTTTGCCTGTCCTACGTGTCAGACAGAAACCAAACGTGTCCCAGAGGTTTTTGATTGTTGGTTTGAATCCGCCTCAATGCCATTTGCGGCCGTCCACTATCCTTTTGAAAACAAAGATTGGTTTAAAGCCAATTTCCCGGCCGACTTTGTCGTTGAATATATTGCACAAACCCGTACTTGGTTTTACTACATGCATGTTTTATCGACACTTTTATTCGACGAAGCGCCGTTCCGCCACGTGGTCACGACGGGTAATGTTTTAGCGCAAGACGGTCAGAAAATGTCAAAATCAAAACAAAATTTTCCTAATCCTTGGCAGATTTTTGATACCTATGGCGCGGATGCTCTTCGTTATTATCTCTTGGCCTCGCCGCTCATGAAGGCGGAGGATCTGAACTTTTCCGAAACAGGTGTCCTAGAAATTTACAAGCGTAACTTTCTTCGACTCAAAAATGTTCTTTCATTCTATTCTCTCTATCCTGCTGAAATTGAGGGCCAAGCGCCAAACGCACAATCAGCTAATATTCTTGATATTTGGATTTTGGAGCGTCTTCAGGAAAGCGTAAGCTTAATTACGAATGCCATGGAGCATTACGAGTTGGATTCAGCATTTAGGCCGGTCGAAACTTTGGTTGATGATCTTTCGGTTTGGTACCTGCGTCGTTCGCGGGAACGCTTAAAAGATGATTCTCCTGGCGCTCGGCTTACTTTAAGAGAGGCTCTGCTTAAAATGAGCCTGCTCTTGGCGCCTTTTGTGCCTTTTATCGCAGAAGAAATTTTTTTACAACTGCGTAGTCCAAAAGACTCGGAAAGTGTGCACCTAGCTGACTGGCCAGTCAGTCGCTCGGTCGATCAAAAAATTCTTGATCAGATGGCAACGATTCGTCAGGCGGTCTCGCTTGGGCTCGAAAAGCGGAGTGCGCTCAATCTTCGCGTTCGTCAGCCTTTAAGTTCGGCTAAAATTATGGGTCTGCCTTTTAAATTAAACGAACATTATGCAGAATTAATGCGAGCTGAACTTAATGTTCAAAATCTCGAATGGCACACCGGCGAAAAACTAACCGTTGAACTTAACCCACTCCTCACCGACGAGCTTCGTGTTGAGGGTTTAACGCGCGATCTTATCCACGCCATTCAAATTCTTCGTAAAAATGCTCAACTTAAACCCAACGAACAAGTGCTCATCGCAATTCATGGGGTTGGCGATCAATTCTTAGATATGAAGCAAAAACAAACTCAAATTGAACAAGCAACTCATGTTCGCATTGAGTGGCGAGCAAGCAGTAGTCAATACTCTACGACCGTCGATAAATTGACGATCATGCTCGAGCGATGA